In the genome of Triticum urartu cultivar G1812 chromosome 5, Tu2.1, whole genome shotgun sequence, one region contains:
- the LOC125506431 gene encoding uncharacterized protein LOC125506431, whose amino-acid sequence MSKIMAMEIRITRDEELEFLSDLVDRFPLPDLAGDELPVEHGRSQAVICGPADSSIGEAGDAMAVVETDLNNTCQGVALSAPASEQSTGKDDPEAPGWTRRIRVGRVPDEWPPCAARMSALELTIRSYAEKKTETVIVPAMGVSFDTLGKLTTTTIYIHGRLGSE is encoded by the exons ATGTCCAAGATCATGGCTATGGAGATTAGGATCACCAGAGACGAGGAATTGGAGTTCTTATCGGATCTAGTTGACAG ATTTCCCCTGCCGGATCTGGCCGGCGACGAGCTACCGGTAGAGCACGGCAGAAGCCAGGCTGTAATATGTGGACCTGCGGACTCAAGCATTGGCGAAGCAGGAGATGCCATGGCAGTAGTGGAAACAGATTTGAACAACACTTGTCAGGGGGTTGCCCTGTCGGCGCCGGCGTCCGAGCAATCTACAGGGAAGGACGACCCTGAAGCCCCTGGTTGGACGCGAAG AATCCGTGTTGGGCGTGTGCCTGATGAATGGCCCCCATGTGCTGCCAGGATGAGTGCATTAGAGCTAACAATACGAAGCTATGCAGAGAAAAAAACTGAAACTGTGATAGTTCCTGCTATGGGAGTCAGTTTCGATACGCTGGGGAAGCTTACGACTACTACAATCTATATTCATGGGAGGTTGGGTTCGGAGTGA